One Cygnus atratus isolate AKBS03 ecotype Queensland, Australia chromosome 21, CAtr_DNAZoo_HiC_assembly, whole genome shotgun sequence genomic region harbors:
- the LOC118253317 gene encoding transcription factor HES-5-like, giving the protein MAPSALSLEILTPKEKNRLRKPIVEKLRRDRINSSIEQLKLLLEKEFQRHQPNSKLEKADILEMTVSYLKYSRAFAASAKSLQQDYCEGYAWCLKEALQFLSLHSANTETQMKLICHFQRSQAVPKDSGSSSAPASSHQPSAKQAPAKPSCNLWRPW; this is encoded by the exons ATGGCACCCAGCGCTCTCTCCCTGGAAATCCTAACACCCAAAGAGAAGAACAGG CTCAGGAAACCCATCGTAGAGAAGCTGCGCCGCGATCGGATTAACAGCAGCATCGAGCAGCTGAAGCTGCTCCTGGAGAAGGAGTTCCAGAGGCACCAGCCCAACTCCAAGCTGGAGAAAGCCGACATCCTGGAGATGACCGTCAGCTACCTGAAGTACAGCCGAG CTTTTGCAGCATCTGCCAAAAGCCTTCAGCAGGACTATTGCGAAGGGTACGCCTGGTGCCTCAAGGAAGCTCTGCAATTCCTCTCTCTCCATTCGGCAAACACAGAGACCCAGATGAAGCTGATCTGCCATTTCCAGAGGTCACAAGCAGTGCCCAAGGACTCGGGTTCTTCTTCTGCACCTGCTTCCAGCCACCAGCCCTCTGCAAAACAAGCACCGGCGAAACCCTCCTGCAACCTCTGGAGGCCTTGGTAG